Proteins found in one Pseudorasbora parva isolate DD20220531a chromosome 11, ASM2467924v1, whole genome shotgun sequence genomic segment:
- the nr3c1 gene encoding glucocorticoid receptor, which yields MDHGGQKNGVKRDERLNTLDYSKSPVEGILRSRIQSAMSVAPTSLVPQLSPLMQPVSADLPNGLSNSPTLEEHTNSTLGIFVEDSEIKAVGKEQRAQQHQALCSFTLGDSFSGLEASISDLNSTSPSVDSLIGGVDPNLFPLKTEDFSPMDKGDMDLDQDSYGAIGRDVDVGNHKLFSDNTLDLLQDFELDGSPSDFYVGDDSFLSNIGEDAMLGDLTTNTERDTKATISMSTSSPSTTTTSLATVKVEKDSIIQLCTPGVVKQENIDGTNYCQIGLHSTPINICGVTTSSGQSFLFGTSSSTAAVSQQKDQKPVFNVYTPLTSSEDSWSRGHGFGNASGMQQRTFTSPYARPEESTATPSAVGKSGAGVHKICLVCSDEASGCHYGVLTCGSCKVFFKRAVEGQHNYLCAGRNDCIIDKIRRKNCPACRFRKCLMAGMNLEARKTKGKVKGKVIQQPTIPERNLPPLPEARALVPKPMSQLVPTMLSLLKAIEPDTIYAGYDSTIPDTSTRLMTTLNRLGGRQVVSAVKWAKALPGFRNLHLDDQMTLLQCSWLFLMSFGLGWRSYQQCNGNMLCFAPDLVINEERMKLPYMNDQCEQMLKISNEFVRLQVSNEEYLCMKVLLLLSTVPKDGLKSQSVFDELRMSYIKELGKAIVKREENSSQNWQRFYQLTKLLDSMHDMVGGLLNFCFYTFVNKSLSVEFPEMLAEIISNQLPKIKAGSVKPLLFHQK from the exons ATGGATCATGGAGGACAGAAGAACGGCGTCAAGAGAGATGAGCGATTGAATACTCTGGATTACAGCAAAAGCCCAGTTGAGGGAATTTTACGAAGCAGAATACAAAGCGCCATGTCTGTCGCCCCCACGTCCTTGGTTCCTCAACTCAGTCCACTGATGCAGCCAGTTTCTGCGGACCTTCCCAATGGCCTGAGCAATTCGCCCACTCTGGAGGAGCACACCAACTCCACTCTTGGCATCTTTGTGGAAGATTCCGAAATCAAAGCGGTTGGGAAGGAGCAAAGGGCTCAACAACATCAGGCCCTGTGCTCTTTCACATTGGGGGACAGCTTCTCAGGTCTGGAGGCCAGCATTTCAGACCTCAACAGCACCTCCCCTTCAGTAGACTCCCTGATCGGTGGAGTCGACCCCAATCTCTTTCCTTTGAAAACAGAGGACTTTTCTCCCATGGATAAAGGCGATATGGACCTTGATCAAGATTCCTATGGTGCCATTGGGAGAGATGTTGATGTTGGCAATCATAAGCTCTTTAGTGACAACACTCTGGACCTCCTGCAGGACTTTGAGTTGGACGGCTCGCCCTCTGATTTCTATGTGGGGGATGACTCGTTCCTCTCCAATATAGGTGAAGATGCTATGCTTGGAGACCTGACGACAAATACAGAGAGGGACACAAAGGCAACGATCTCCATGAGCACTTCCAGCccctccaccaccaccaccagcttGGCCACTGTGAAGGTGGAGAAGGATTCTATAATCCAGCTGTGTACACCAGGGGTGGTCAAACAGGAGAACATCGATGGGACTAACTACTGTCAGATTGGTCTCCACAGCACACCCATTAACATTTGTGGTGTCACCACTTCAAGCGGACAGAGCTTCCTTTTTGGGACCAGTTCATCCACAGCTGCTGTCAGTCAGCAGAAAGATCAGAAGCCTGTCTTTAACGTGTACACCCCTCTGACCTCTTCAGAAGACAGTTGGAGCCGGGGCCACGGTTTTGGGAATGCAAGTGGAATGCAACAGAGAACCTTCACAAGCCCCTATGCCAG ACCTGAAGAGAGCACTGCCACACCCTCAGCTGTTGGAAAGTCTGGCGCCGGCGTGCACAAGATCTGTCTGGTGTGCTCTGATGAAGCGTCGGGCTGCCATTATGGCGTCCTCACCTGTGGAAGCTGTAAAGTCTTCTTTAAGAGAGCAGTCGAAG GTCAACACAATTACCTGTGTGCTGGAAGGAACGATTGCATCATTGACAAGATCCGGCGGAAGAACTGCCCTGCTTGTCGTTTCCGCAAATGCCTCATGGCAGGCATGAACCTAGAGG CCCGTAAAACCAAGGGCAAGGTTAAGGGCAAGGTAATCCAGCAGCCGACGATTCCAGAGCGCAATCTTCCTCCACTGCCTGAGGCCCGGGCTCTGGTCCCCAAACCCATGTCTCAGCTGGTGCCCACCATGCTGTCCCTACTAAAGGCCATCGAGCCGGACACCATCTATGCCGGATACGACAGCACCATACCGGACACGTCCACACGCCTCATGACCACTCTGAACAGGCTCGGTGGCCGGCAAGTCGTCTCTGCGGTCAAATGGGCCAAAGCTCTGCCAG GCTTCCGGAACCTTCACCTGGATGATCAGATGACCCTCCTGCAATGTTCCTGGCTGTTCCTCATGTCTTTTGGACTAGGTTGGAGATCATACCAACAGTGTAATGGAAACATGCTGTGTTTCGCACCAGACCTAGTGATCAATGA AGAGAGGATGAAGTTGCCCTACATGAATGATCAATGTGAACAGATGCTGAAGATCTCCAATGAGTTTGTGAGACTGCAAGTGTCCAATGAGGAGTACCTGTGCATGAAAGTCCTTCTGCTCCTGAGCACAG TACCGAAGGATGGTTTAAAGAGCCAGTCGGTCTTCGATGAGCTACGAATGTCTTACATTAAAGAATTGGGCAAGGCCATTGTGAAACGAGAGGAGAACTCCAGCCAGAACTGGCAGCGATTCTATCAGCTCACAAAGCTACTGGACTCCATGCACGAT ATGGTGGGTGGACTCCTGAACTTCTGTTTCTACACGTTTGTGAATAAATCCCTCAGTGTGGAGTTTCCCGAAATGCTTGCGGAGATCATCAGCAATCAGTTACCAAAAATCAAAGCTGGGAGTGTCAAGCCGCTGCTCTTTCACCAGAAGTGA